From Bacillus basilensis, a single genomic window includes:
- the aspS gene encoding aspartate--tRNA ligase → MAERTHACGKVTVEAVGQTVQLKGWVQKRRDLGGLIFIDLRDRTGIVQVVFNPETSKEALEVAETIRSEYVLHVEGTVVERGEGAINDNMATGRIEVQATKVNVLNAAKTTPIIIADDTDASEDVRLKYRYLDLRRPVMFNTFKMRHDVTKTIRNFLDTEEFLEVETPILTKSTPEGARDYLVPSRVHDGEFYALPQSPQLFKQLLMVGGFERYYQVARCFRDEDLRADRQPEFTQIDIEASFLTQDEILDMMERMMTKVMKDAKGVEVSAPFPRMKYADAMARYGSDKPDTRFEMELTDLSEFAAGCGFKVFTSAVESGGQVKAINAKGAASKYSRKDIDALTEFVKVYGAKGLAWLKVEEDGLKGPIAKFFGEEDANVLMTTLEATADDLLLFVADKKSVVADSLGALRLRLGKELELIDESKFNFLWVTDWPLLEYDEDADRYFAAHHPFTMPFREDVELLETAPEKARAQAYDLVLNGYELGGGSLRIYERDVQEKMFKALGFSQEEAQEQFGFLLEAFEYGTPPHGGIALGLDRLVMLLAGRTNLRDTIAFPKTASASCLLTEAPSPVAEAQLEELNLKLSLKEEK, encoded by the coding sequence GTGGCTGAAAGAACACATGCATGTGGAAAAGTAACAGTAGAAGCAGTTGGACAAACAGTTCAATTAAAAGGTTGGGTACAAAAACGCCGTGATTTAGGTGGATTAATCTTTATCGACTTACGTGACCGTACAGGTATCGTACAAGTTGTATTTAACCCAGAAACATCAAAAGAAGCACTAGAAGTAGCAGAAACAATTCGTAGCGAATACGTATTACACGTAGAAGGTACAGTTGTTGAGCGTGGTGAAGGTGCAATTAATGACAATATGGCAACAGGCCGTATTGAAGTACAAGCAACGAAAGTAAACGTATTAAACGCAGCGAAAACAACGCCAATCATCATTGCTGATGATACAGATGCATCAGAGGATGTACGTTTAAAATATCGTTATTTAGACTTACGTCGTCCGGTAATGTTTAACACATTCAAAATGCGTCATGACGTAACGAAAACAATTCGTAACTTCTTAGACACAGAAGAGTTCTTAGAAGTGGAAACACCAATTTTAACGAAGAGCACACCAGAAGGAGCTCGTGACTATTTAGTACCAAGTCGTGTACATGATGGTGAATTCTATGCATTACCACAGTCTCCGCAGCTATTTAAGCAGCTTCTTATGGTCGGCGGATTTGAGCGTTACTATCAAGTAGCACGTTGTTTCCGCGACGAAGATTTACGTGCGGATCGTCAACCAGAATTCACGCAAATCGATATCGAGGCTTCATTCTTAACACAAGATGAAATTTTAGATATGATGGAGCGCATGATGACGAAAGTTATGAAGGATGCAAAAGGTGTAGAAGTTAGCGCACCATTCCCTCGTATGAAATATGCTGATGCAATGGCTCGCTACGGTTCTGATAAGCCAGATACACGCTTTGAAATGGAACTAACAGACTTATCTGAGTTTGCTGCAGGTTGTGGCTTCAAAGTATTTACAAGTGCTGTAGAAAGCGGCGGACAAGTAAAAGCAATTAATGCAAAAGGTGCTGCGAGCAAATACTCTCGTAAAGATATCGATGCATTAACTGAATTCGTAAAAGTATACGGTGCTAAAGGTCTAGCTTGGCTTAAAGTGGAAGAAGACGGCTTAAAAGGACCGATTGCGAAATTCTTCGGTGAAGAGGATGCAAACGTGTTAATGACTACGCTAGAAGCTACTGCTGACGACTTATTACTATTCGTAGCAGATAAGAAGAGCGTTGTTGCAGATAGCTTAGGCGCACTTCGTTTACGTCTAGGTAAAGAGCTTGAGTTAATTGACGAAAGTAAATTTAACTTCCTATGGGTAACGGATTGGCCACTTCTTGAGTACGATGAAGATGCAGATCGTTACTTCGCAGCTCACCACCCATTCACAATGCCATTCCGTGAAGACGTTGAGTTATTAGAAACAGCACCAGAAAAAGCACGTGCACAAGCATATGACCTTGTATTAAATGGTTATGAGCTTGGTGGTGGATCACTTCGTATTTACGAGCGCGACGTACAAGAAAAAATGTTCAAAGCACTTGGATTCTCACAAGAAGAAGCGCAAGAGCAATTCGGATTCTTATTAGAAGCATTCGAATACGGTACGCCACCACACGGCGGTATCGCATTAGGTTTAGACCGTCTTGTTATGTTACTTGCAGGTCGTACGAACCTTCGTGATACGATTGCATTCCCGAAAACAGCAAGTGCAAGCTGCTTATTAACAGAAGCTCCAAGCCCAGTTGCAGAAGCACAGCTTGAAGAGTTGAACTTGAAATTGAGCTTGAAAGAAGAGAAGTAA
- the hisS gene encoding histidine--tRNA ligase, giving the protein MSIQIPRGTQDILPGTVELWQYIEGQAREICRRYNYKEIRTPIFEHTELFLRGVGDTTDIVQKEMYSFQDRGERSLTLRPEGTAPVVRSYVENKMFGDATQPTKLYYIGQMFRYERPQAGRYRQFVQFGIEAIGSNDPAIDAEVIALAVEFYRGMGLKNIKVVLNSLGDAASRQAHRDALIAHFEPRIGEFCSDCQSRLEKNPLRILDCKKDRNHELMGTAPSITEYLNEDSAVYYEKVQELLTMMDVPFEKDPNLVRGLDYYQHTVFEIMSEAEGFGAITTLSGGGRYNGLVQEIGGPEMPGIGFAMSIERLIMALKAENIELPIEHSIDCYVVALGEKAKDHAAKVAFDLRKAGLSVEKDYLDRKMKAQFKSADRLKAKFVAVLGEDELDKGIINLKDMATGEQEEVALDVFASYVAEKLI; this is encoded by the coding sequence ATGTCTATTCAAATCCCACGCGGAACGCAAGATATTCTTCCAGGCACTGTTGAGTTATGGCAGTATATCGAAGGGCAAGCACGCGAAATTTGCCGTCGTTACAATTATAAAGAAATTCGCACACCAATTTTTGAACACACTGAGCTATTTTTACGCGGTGTTGGTGATACGACAGATATCGTGCAAAAAGAAATGTACTCATTCCAAGATCGTGGAGAGCGTAGTTTAACATTACGTCCAGAAGGCACTGCACCTGTTGTACGTTCTTACGTTGAAAACAAAATGTTCGGTGACGCAACACAACCAACGAAATTATACTATATCGGTCAAATGTTCCGTTACGAAAGACCACAAGCAGGTCGCTATCGTCAATTCGTACAATTCGGTATCGAAGCAATCGGTAGTAACGATCCTGCAATTGATGCAGAAGTAATTGCACTTGCTGTAGAGTTTTACCGCGGCATGGGCTTAAAAAATATTAAAGTTGTATTAAACAGCTTGGGTGATGCAGCGAGCCGTCAAGCGCACCGTGATGCATTAATCGCACACTTCGAGCCACGTATTGGTGAGTTCTGTTCTGATTGTCAATCTCGTTTAGAAAAGAATCCTCTTCGTATTTTAGATTGTAAGAAGGACCGTAACCATGAATTAATGGGAACAGCACCATCTATTACAGAATACTTAAACGAAGATTCAGCAGTATACTACGAAAAAGTTCAAGAACTATTAACGATGATGGATGTTCCATTTGAAAAAGATCCGAACTTAGTACGTGGTTTAGATTACTACCAACATACTGTATTTGAAATTATGAGTGAGGCAGAAGGCTTCGGTGCTATTACTACATTAAGTGGCGGCGGCCGTTATAACGGACTTGTACAAGAAATCGGTGGGCCAGAAATGCCAGGTATCGGTTTTGCTATGAGTATCGAACGTTTAATTATGGCGCTAAAAGCTGAAAACATTGAATTACCAATTGAACATAGTATCGATTGCTATGTTGTAGCGCTTGGTGAAAAAGCGAAAGACCATGCTGCAAAAGTTGCGTTTGATCTTCGTAAAGCTGGATTATCAGTTGAAAAAGATTATTTAGATCGCAAAATGAAAGCACAATTTAAATCAGCAGACCGTCTAAAGGCGAAATTTGTAGCTGTATTAGGGGAAGATGAGCTAGATAAAGGCATCATTAACTTAAAAGATATGGCAACAGGTGAACAAGAAGAAGTAGCATTAGATGTATTTGCTTCATACGTAGCAGAGAAATTAATATAG
- a CDS encoding damage-inducible protein DinB, which translates to MNWSVFKDLKFLLRFSLAILFNALGITFAVLSYGTWGVFVMAAMVATFFMIQRGAYLYKSVME; encoded by the coding sequence ATGAATTGGTCAGTCTTTAAAGATTTAAAATTTTTATTGCGATTTAGCTTAGCTATTCTTTTCAATGCATTAGGAATTACTTTCGCAGTATTAAGTTACGGTACTTGGGGAGTATTTGTAATGGCAGCGATGGTTGCAACATTCTTTATGATTCAAAGGGGTGCTTACTTATATAAGAGCGTTATGGAATAA
- a CDS encoding D-tyrosyl-tRNA(Tyr) deacylase has translation MRVVLQRSKEASVTVDDEIVGQIPFGLTLLVGITHEDTEKDATYIAEKIANLRIFEDESGKMNHSVLDVEGQVLSISQFTLYGDCRKGRRPNFMDAAKPDYAERLYDFFNEEVRKQGLHVETGKFGAMMDVSLINDGPVTLIVESK, from the coding sequence ATGAGAGTTGTTTTACAACGATCAAAAGAAGCGTCTGTCACAGTAGACGATGAGATCGTAGGACAAATTCCGTTCGGTTTAACATTACTAGTTGGCATTACGCATGAAGATACAGAAAAAGATGCAACTTACATTGCAGAAAAAATTGCGAACTTACGTATTTTTGAAGATGAGAGCGGAAAGATGAACCATTCTGTACTTGATGTAGAAGGACAAGTTCTATCAATTTCGCAATTCACATTATACGGAGATTGCCGCAAGGGAAGACGTCCAAACTTTATGGATGCTGCAAAGCCTGACTATGCGGAGCGTTTATATGATTTCTTTAATGAGGAAGTTCGTAAGCAAGGATTGCATGTAGAAACAGGTAAGTTTGGAGCAATGATGGATGTTTCTTTAATCAATGATGGTCCGGTGACCTTAATTGTGGAAAGTAAATAG
- the relA gene encoding GTP diphosphokinase: MANEQVLTAEQVLEKASQYLVDEDIELVARAYEYARDAHSEQYRKSGEPYIIHPIQVAGILVDLHMDPATVSAGFLHDVVEDTEITLEDIEREFNKEIAMLVDGVTKLGKIKYKSHEQQQAENHRKMFIAMAQDIRVILIKLADRLHNMRTLKHLPQEKQRRIANETLEIFAPLAHRLGISTIKWELEDTSLRYLNPQQYYRIVNLMKRKRAEREEYLDEVMTGIREKLDEVAIQPEISGRPKHIYSIYRKMALQNKQFNEIYDLLAVRVVVNSIKDCYAVLGIIHTCWKPMPGRFKDYIAMPKANLYQSLHTTVIGPKGDPLEVQIRTKEMHEIAEFGIAAHWAYKEGKTAETTGTLEKKLTWFRQILEWQNEASNAEEFMESLKIDLFSDMVFVFTPKGDVMELPLGSVPIDFAYRVHSEIGNKTIGAKVNGKMVTLDYKLKTGDIIEILTSKHSYGPSQDWVKLAQTSHAKNKIRQFFKKQRRDENIEKGRELVEKEVRGLEYEMKEVLAPDNLKRVAEKFNFANEEDMFAAVGYSGITASQIVTRLTDKFRKQREEEEIVEVKEVRKPMKIRKWDSGVKVSGADNLLIRLSKCCNPVPGDDIVGYITKGRGVSIHRRDCVNVHTEEAVERLLEVEWEGSPEKEIEYNVDIEISGYDRRGLLNEVLQAVTETKTYISAVSGRSDRNKMATINMSISIRNLQHLKKVVERIKRVPEIYAVRRMMH, from the coding sequence ATGGCAAATGAGCAGGTACTAACAGCTGAACAGGTACTCGAGAAAGCAAGTCAATATTTAGTGGATGAAGATATTGAGCTAGTGGCACGTGCCTATGAATATGCACGAGATGCGCATAGCGAACAATACAGAAAATCGGGTGAACCGTACATTATTCATCCAATTCAAGTTGCAGGTATTTTAGTTGATTTACACATGGATCCAGCTACAGTATCAGCAGGTTTCTTACATGATGTAGTGGAAGATACAGAGATTACACTAGAAGATATTGAACGGGAATTTAACAAAGAGATTGCTATGCTTGTCGATGGTGTGACAAAGCTCGGAAAGATTAAATATAAATCTCATGAGCAACAACAAGCAGAAAACCATCGCAAAATGTTTATTGCAATGGCTCAAGATATTCGAGTTATTTTAATTAAACTAGCTGATCGTCTTCATAACATGCGTACATTGAAACATTTGCCTCAAGAGAAGCAGCGTCGCATAGCGAATGAAACGTTAGAAATCTTTGCACCTTTAGCACATAGGCTCGGAATTAGTACTATTAAATGGGAGCTAGAGGATACGTCACTTCGCTATTTAAATCCACAGCAATATTATCGTATTGTAAATTTAATGAAGCGTAAACGTGCAGAACGTGAAGAGTATTTAGACGAAGTAATGACTGGTATTCGTGAGAAATTAGACGAAGTTGCAATTCAACCTGAAATTTCTGGAAGACCAAAACATATTTACAGTATTTATCGTAAAATGGCACTGCAAAACAAGCAGTTTAATGAAATTTACGATTTATTAGCTGTACGTGTCGTTGTAAATAGTATTAAAGATTGTTATGCAGTGCTTGGAATTATTCATACGTGTTGGAAGCCGATGCCAGGTCGTTTTAAAGATTATATTGCGATGCCGAAAGCGAATCTATATCAATCTCTTCATACGACTGTAATTGGGCCGAAAGGTGATCCACTTGAGGTGCAAATTCGTACGAAAGAAATGCACGAAATTGCAGAATTCGGGATCGCGGCACACTGGGCGTATAAAGAAGGAAAAACAGCAGAAACAACAGGTACATTAGAGAAGAAACTCACATGGTTCCGTCAAATTTTAGAATGGCAAAATGAAGCTTCTAATGCAGAAGAATTTATGGAGTCATTAAAAATTGATTTATTCTCTGATATGGTATTCGTCTTTACACCGAAAGGCGATGTAATGGAATTACCACTTGGATCTGTTCCGATTGATTTCGCGTATCGTGTCCATTCGGAAATTGGAAATAAAACAATTGGTGCAAAAGTAAACGGAAAAATGGTGACGCTTGATTATAAATTAAAAACAGGTGACATCATTGAAATTTTAACATCGAAACATTCGTATGGGCCAAGTCAAGATTGGGTAAAACTTGCTCAAACATCTCATGCTAAAAATAAAATTCGTCAATTCTTTAAGAAGCAACGTAGAGATGAAAATATTGAAAAAGGCCGTGAACTTGTTGAAAAAGAAGTACGTGGTCTAGAGTATGAAATGAAAGAAGTGTTAGCTCCTGACAATTTAAAACGTGTTGCTGAGAAGTTCAATTTTGCAAATGAAGAAGATATGTTTGCAGCAGTTGGATATAGCGGAATTACAGCGTCACAAATTGTTACGAGACTAACGGACAAGTTCCGTAAGCAACGTGAAGAAGAAGAAATTGTGGAAGTTAAAGAAGTTCGTAAACCGATGAAAATTCGAAAATGGGATTCTGGCGTTAAAGTAAGTGGTGCGGATAATTTATTAATTCGCTTATCAAAATGCTGTAACCCAGTACCGGGTGATGATATCGTTGGGTATATTACGAAAGGCCGAGGCGTATCGATTCACCGCCGTGATTGTGTAAATGTTCATACAGAAGAAGCTGTAGAACGATTATTAGAAGTAGAGTGGGAAGGTAGCCCTGAAAAAGAAATTGAGTATAACGTTGATATTGAAATTTCAGGTTACGATCGCCGTGGTTTATTGAATGAAGTATTGCAAGCTGTTACAGAGACGAAAACGTACATTTCAGCTGTTTCTGGTAGAAGTGACCGTAATAAGATGGCGACAATTAATATGTCAATCTCGATTCGTAACTTACAACATTTGAAAAAAGTAGTAGAACGCATTAAACGTGTTCCAGAAATTTATGCAGTACGACGCATGATGCATTAA
- a CDS encoding adenine phosphoribosyltransferase, whose amino-acid sequence MDFKQHIAIVPDYPKEGIVFKDITPLMNDGKAYKAATDAIVEYAKDRDIDVVVGPEARGFIIGCPVSYALEVGFAPVRKLGKLPREVITVDYGKEYGKDVLTIHKDAIKPGQRVLITDDLLATGGTIEATIKLVEELGGVVAGIAFLVELTYLDGRKMLDGYDVLVLEKY is encoded by the coding sequence ATGGATTTCAAGCAACATATCGCAATTGTACCGGATTATCCAAAAGAAGGTATTGTGTTTAAAGACATTACACCGTTAATGAATGACGGTAAAGCATACAAAGCAGCAACAGATGCAATCGTTGAGTATGCAAAAGATAGAGATATCGATGTTGTAGTAGGACCAGAAGCTCGTGGCTTTATTATCGGTTGCCCAGTTTCTTACGCATTAGAAGTAGGATTTGCGCCGGTTCGTAAATTAGGAAAATTACCACGTGAAGTAATTACAGTTGACTACGGTAAAGAATATGGTAAAGATGTTTTAACAATCCATAAAGATGCAATTAAGCCAGGTCAACGCGTATTAATTACAGATGACCTATTAGCTACTGGTGGAACAATTGAAGCGACAATTAAGCTAGTTGAAGAACTAGGCGGAGTTGTAGCAGGAATTGCATTCTTAGTAGAGCTTACTTACTTAGATGGTCGTAAAATGTTAGATGGTTACGATGTATTAGTATTAGAAAAATACTAA
- the recJ gene encoding single-stranded-DNA-specific exonuclease RecJ — MLQPKTRWKEKEYNGERVSELASKLQLSPLVVSLFLGRGLDTEDKILDFLNTENQEFHDPFLLEGMDRTVERVNKAIQNGEQILIFGDYDADGVSSTTVLYLALQELGADVEFYIPNRFTEGYGPNEEAFRWAHSAGFSLIITVDTGIAAVHEAKVAKELGVDLIITDHHEPPPELPEALAIIHPKLDGGVYPFHYLAGVGVAFKVAHALLGRVPEHLLEIAVIGTVADLVSLHGENRLLVKRGLKHMRMTKNIGLKALFKVANVSQSEITEESIGFSIAPRINAVGRLEDAAPAVHLLLSDDPEEAKELAEEIDELNKLRKDIVKQITEEAIAEVETNFTPEENKVLVLAKEGWNPGVIGIVASKLVERFYRPTIVLSIDPVKETAKGSARSIAGFDLFANLSDCRELLPHFGGHPMAAGMTLHMNDVDELRRRLNEQAEVILTEEDFIPITAVDAFCKVEDVTLAAIEDMQKLAPFGVGNPKPRIAVKDAELESIRAIGSDGSHLKMALRDGQATLDTIGFGFGAYAKEISPVAKVSVIGEASINEWNNFKKPQLMVQDIAVDAWQLFDWRSMRNVESNLAELPKEKITMVYFSEEVLHKFSLEDYKEHIMHASEVTELNDQYIVLLDLPKGTDELRDLFKVGFPSRIYTLFYQENNHLFSTVPTREHFKWYYSFLSQKAPFSLRQYGEQLCRHKGWSKDTVNFMTQVFFELEFVTIKDGVIFMADKKQKRDLIESNTYREKMNHLQLEKELVYSTYQQLYTWFETIRNHKEVEQLG; from the coding sequence GTGTTACAACCGAAGACGCGTTGGAAAGAAAAAGAATATAATGGCGAGCGAGTGAGTGAATTAGCAAGTAAATTACAATTATCACCACTTGTCGTTTCGTTATTCCTCGGTAGAGGACTAGATACTGAAGATAAGATTTTAGATTTTTTAAATACAGAAAATCAAGAATTTCATGATCCATTTTTATTGGAAGGAATGGATAGAACGGTAGAACGTGTAAATAAGGCGATTCAAAATGGAGAGCAAATATTAATATTTGGTGACTACGATGCGGACGGAGTAAGTAGTACGACTGTGTTATATCTTGCCTTGCAAGAATTAGGTGCAGATGTAGAATTTTATATTCCAAACCGTTTTACAGAAGGTTATGGACCAAACGAAGAAGCATTTCGTTGGGCGCATAGCGCAGGATTCTCGCTAATTATTACTGTCGATACTGGTATCGCAGCAGTACATGAAGCGAAGGTAGCGAAGGAGCTTGGAGTAGATCTTATTATTACAGATCACCATGAGCCACCACCAGAATTGCCAGAAGCACTTGCGATTATTCATCCGAAATTAGATGGCGGTGTGTATCCATTTCACTATTTAGCTGGTGTAGGTGTTGCGTTTAAAGTTGCGCATGCACTACTGGGCCGTGTACCAGAACATTTATTAGAAATTGCGGTAATTGGTACGGTAGCCGATTTAGTATCACTTCATGGTGAGAATAGATTGCTAGTGAAACGCGGCTTAAAACATATGCGTATGACGAAAAATATCGGACTAAAGGCGCTATTTAAAGTTGCTAACGTTTCACAAAGTGAAATTACAGAAGAGAGTATTGGCTTCTCAATCGCACCGCGTATTAATGCAGTTGGCCGTTTAGAAGATGCAGCACCTGCTGTACATCTTTTATTATCAGATGATCCAGAAGAAGCGAAAGAGCTGGCTGAAGAAATTGATGAGCTGAACAAACTGCGAAAAGATATTGTAAAGCAAATTACAGAAGAAGCTATCGCTGAAGTGGAAACTAATTTCACGCCTGAAGAAAATAAAGTATTAGTGCTTGCAAAAGAAGGCTGGAATCCAGGTGTAATTGGAATTGTTGCTTCTAAATTAGTTGAACGTTTTTATCGTCCAACGATTGTATTAAGCATTGATCCTGTAAAAGAAACTGCAAAAGGTTCAGCACGTAGTATTGCAGGATTCGATTTGTTTGCAAACTTGTCAGATTGTAGAGAGCTATTGCCACACTTCGGAGGACATCCGATGGCAGCGGGAATGACGCTACATATGAATGATGTAGATGAATTACGCCGTCGCTTAAATGAGCAAGCAGAGGTAATTTTAACAGAAGAAGATTTTATTCCGATTACAGCTGTTGATGCTTTTTGTAAAGTGGAGGACGTAACACTTGCAGCGATTGAAGATATGCAAAAGTTGGCGCCGTTTGGTGTTGGAAATCCGAAACCACGTATTGCAGTGAAGGATGCAGAGCTAGAAAGTATTCGTGCAATCGGATCAGACGGTTCTCATTTGAAAATGGCTCTTCGCGATGGACAGGCAACACTGGATACAATCGGATTTGGTTTTGGTGCGTATGCGAAAGAAATTTCTCCAGTTGCAAAGGTATCTGTAATAGGGGAAGCGTCTATCAATGAATGGAATAATTTTAAGAAGCCGCAATTAATGGTACAAGATATTGCTGTAGACGCATGGCAATTATTTGATTGGCGTAGTATGCGTAACGTAGAATCAAATTTAGCAGAACTTCCAAAAGAAAAAATAACAATGGTGTATTTTTCTGAAGAGGTATTGCATAAATTTTCTTTAGAAGACTATAAAGAGCATATTATGCATGCATCAGAAGTAACTGAGTTAAATGATCAATACATCGTGTTACTTGATTTACCAAAAGGAACAGATGAATTACGAGATCTATTTAAAGTTGGGTTCCCGTCGCGAATTTATACACTATTTTATCAAGAGAATAATCATTTATTTAGTACTGTTCCAACGAGAGAACACTTTAAATGGTACTATTCGTTCTTGAGCCAAAAAGCACCATTTTCTTTAAGACAATATGGAGAACAACTATGTCGTCATAAAGGTTGGTCAAAAGATACAGTAAATTTCATGACACAGGTGTTTTTTGAGTTAGAATTTGTTACAATAAAAGATGGCGTCATTTTTATGGCAGACAAAAAACAAAAGCGTGATTTAATTGAATCGAACACATATCGTGAGAAAATGAACCACTTACAATTAGAAAAAGAATTGGTTTATAGCACATATCAGCAACTATATACATGGTTTGAAACGATTCGTAATCATAAAGAAGTAGAACAGTTAGGGTAA
- a CDS encoding cation diffusion facilitator family transporter, translating to MEKDERFKQAEFGAIVGIVGNIILAIVKAVIGYIGNSKALLADAVHSASDVIGSLAVLFGLRAAKQPPDEDHPYGHGKAESISAIIVAVLLFIVGIEIAISSIKAFSQELEPPKAITIFAVVLSIIVKEGMFQYKFRLGKRVNSDAIIANAYEHRSDVFSSIAALIGICAAIMGGKFGLDWLVYADPIAGLFVSLLVAKMAWSIGAEAIHATLDHVLHEEDVIPLREAVLQIDGVKKIGSLYAREHGHYVIVDIKVSVDPYITVEEGHRIGKHVKETLMKQDNVQNVFVHINPYSPN from the coding sequence ATGGAAAAAGATGAACGTTTTAAACAGGCCGAGTTTGGTGCTATTGTCGGGATCGTTGGTAATATTATATTAGCGATTGTAAAGGCGGTAATTGGTTATATTGGGAACAGTAAAGCGCTATTAGCGGATGCCGTGCATTCTGCATCAGATGTAATTGGTTCGCTAGCTGTACTGTTTGGATTGCGAGCAGCAAAGCAGCCGCCTGATGAAGATCATCCATATGGTCATGGTAAAGCGGAATCGATTTCAGCGATTATTGTTGCGGTATTATTATTTATTGTGGGAATCGAGATAGCGATTTCGTCTATAAAAGCTTTTTCGCAGGAACTAGAACCACCGAAAGCAATTACGATTTTTGCTGTTGTTCTTTCGATTATCGTGAAAGAAGGAATGTTTCAATATAAATTCCGATTAGGGAAAAGGGTAAATAGTGATGCAATTATTGCAAATGCATATGAGCACCGTTCGGATGTATTTTCTTCAATTGCAGCTTTAATCGGTATTTGTGCAGCGATTATGGGTGGTAAGTTCGGATTAGATTGGCTTGTATATGCTGATCCAATTGCAGGGTTATTTGTTTCGCTTCTTGTTGCAAAAATGGCGTGGAGTATTGGAGCAGAAGCAATTCATGCAACGCTTGATCATGTTCTTCATGAGGAAGATGTTATTCCGCTTAGAGAAGCAGTACTTCAAATAGATGGTGTGAAAAAAATCGGTTCTTTATATGCAAGGGAGCATGGTCATTACGTTATTGTTGATATTAAAGTTTCAGTAGATCCGTACATTACTGTAGAAGAAGGGCATCGCATTGGAAAGCATGTGAAAGAAACGCTTATGAAACAAGATAACGTACAAAATGTATTTGTACATATAAATCCGTATTCTCCAAATTAA